A stretch of Arctopsyche grandis isolate Sample6627 chromosome 9, ASM5162203v2, whole genome shotgun sequence DNA encodes these proteins:
- the LOC143916755 gene encoding uncharacterized protein LOC143916755, which yields MFFQIHEDTRYDIISEPLNHENKGIRIKLQNKLNVDVQHQEPRKVLGHVTNTRHGKILSRCPLESKKMDEMVETFESRNQNCEIVTNINHENIYPYEVDVESSPISIESSPSPQDVSMISINSVIPNEVESYRDRQLNLLYTESQYRQYIYHHLIQSESYHRPHPHYMNKQPELNDNMRCILLDWLVSISDEYEFASETLYLGISYIDRFLSKMSVVRSKLQLLGVTAMMIAAKYEEIHPPDILEFSSLTKETCTVKQILKMEQLVLRVLSFDLTMPTAQTFIDEFGFQGNLSVESVNIAMYISELCMVESVQYLTYLPSELAASSIALSRHTMAEEDMWPRKLEDISGYSLTTLYPIIKKQHQVFQDSPTKSLQAVRLKYGKDMFKRVSNLTPRKLL from the exons ATGTTTTTCCAAATTCACGAAGATACACGATATGACATAATTTCTGAACCGCTCAATCATGAAAATAAGGGTATAAGAATTAAACTTCAAAATAAGCTTAATGTTGACGTGCAACACCAAGAACCGAGGAAAGTGTTAGGACATGTAACTAATACCAGACATGGAAAAATACTATCACGA tgtcctttagaatcgaaaaaaatggaCGAAATGGTGGAGACGTTTGAAAGTAGGAATCAGAATTGTGAAATAGTGACAAACATCaatcatgaaaatatatatccaTATGAAGTAGATGTCGAATCTTCTCCGATTTCTATCGAGTCATCACCATCTCCACAAGACGTTTCTATGATTtcgattaattctgtaattccTAATGAGGTTGAAAGTTACAGAGACCGTCAGCTAAATTTGCTGTACACAGAATCGCAATATAGACAG taTATTTATCATCACTTAATTCAATCGGAAAGCTATCATCGACCCCACCCTCATTATATGAATAAACAACCAGAATTAAATGACAACATGCGATGCATACTACTCGATTGGTTAGTATCAATAAGTGATGAGTATGAATTTGCTTCGGAAACTTTGTATTTAGGAATATCGTACATTGACCGATTTTTGAGTAAAATGTCGGtg GTTAGATCAAAGTTGCAACTTCTCGGAGTGACTGCTATGATGATTGCAGCCAAATATGAAGAAATTCATCCACCAG ataTTTTGGAGTTTTCATCTCTTACAAAAGAAACTTGTACGGTAAAGCAAATTCTTAAAATGGAACAGCTTGTATTGAGGGTTCTCTCATTTGATCTCACAATGCCGACCGCTCAAACATTCATAGATGAATTTGGATTCCAGGGGAATTTGTCTGTGGAGTCAGTCAATATTGCTATG tatATAAGTGAACTTTGTATGGTAGAAAGTGTAcaatatttaacatatttacCATCCGAATTGGCAGCATCATCCATTGCACTGTCCAGACATACGATGGCAGAAGAAGATATGTGGCCTCGCAA actTGAAGATATATCTGGATATAGTTTAACAACCTTGTATCCGATTATTAAGAAACAACATCAAGTGTTTCAAGACTCTCCCACTAAATCTTTACAAGCTGTTAGACTTAAATATGGCAAAGATATGTTTAAACGTGTGTCGAATTTAACTCCACgaaaattattgtaa
- the eRF3 gene encoding eukaryotic translation release factor 3 isoform X2, whose translation MADAGAPDSWEAHAPPPPDLPTKFSTLNVNAVEFVPSFGAPPNAPADNDTDTDTNTATTTTTTATATASTSTSTSTSATTTTTTTTTTTTTTSADNHIDTDTHSHARTDTNTNTNTNTNTDTNTDAPDSCSPLPSVSPTEDNVDASASASAAVATTVTMSQSQSQSQSQSQTPTPTPASPLASPDSPDADASAPADAPSPPQLNGIETDAMSCPSVEEPPPVPPASAGGGSPTADSWEAEADDSLLSPDQDPDEDVGEEEDEVEEMRKIIKKKPPRIEDTRSKKEHINVVFIGHVDAGKSTIGGQIMSLTGMVDKRTLEKYEREAREKSRESWYLSWALDTNQEERDKGKTVEVGRAYFETEKKHFTILDAPGHKSFVPNMIGGAAQADLAVLVISARKGEFETGFDRGGQTREHAMLAKTAGVKHLVVLVNKMDDATVNWDESRYNECKDKILPYLKKLGFNPAKDLSFLPCSGQTGQGIREQVEESICPWYRGPAFIEFIDNLPSLNRKMDGPFIMPVVDKYKDMGTVLMGKVEAGSARKGQLLLLMPNRTQVTVDQLWSDDEEVTSIGPGENVKIKLKGIEEEDVSPGFVLCDAANPIKTGKVFDAQVVILEHKSIICAGYSAVMHIHCAAEEVTVKALICLVDKKTGDKSKTRPRFVKQDQVAIMRIECSGVICLEQFKVFPQMGRFTLRDENKTIAIGKVLKVIE comes from the exons ATGGCAGACGCCGGAGCGCCGGACTCGTGGGAGGCGCACGCGCCCCCCCCTCCCGACCTTCCCACCAAGTTCTCTACGCTCAACGTCAACGCAGTCGAGTTCGTGCCCTCGTTCGGCGCGCCGCCCAACGCTCCCGCCGACAACGACACGGACACGGACACGAACAcggccaccaccaccaccaccaccgccACTGCCACTGCCTCTACCTCTACCTCTACCTCTACCTCGGCCactaccaccaccaccaccaccaccaccaccaccactacCACCTCGGCCGACAACCACATCGACACGGACACGCACTCCCACGCCCGCACCGACACCAACACCAACACCAACACCAACACCAACACCGACACCAACACGGACGCGCCCGACTCGTGTAGCCCCCTCCCCTCCGTCAGCCCGACCGAAGACAACGTGGACGCATCGGCATCGGCATCGGCTGCGGTCGCCACAACCGTCACCATGTCGCAGTCGCAGTCGCAGTCGCAGTCACAGTCACAGACgcccacccccacccccgccTCGCCGCTCGCCTCGCCCGACAGCCCCGACGCCGACGCCTCCGCCCCCGCCGACGCCCCCTCGCCTCCGCAGCTCAACG GAATCGAAACAGATGCGATGTCTTGTCCTAGCGTGGAAGAGCCTCCCCCTGTACCCCCAGCCTCCGCAGGGGGTGGCTCTCCTACTGCCGATAGCTGGGAGGCTGAAGCTGATGACTCATTGCTCTCGCCAGACCAAGATCCCGATGAAGACGTTGGAGAG GAGGAAGATGAAGTTGAGGAGATgcgtaaaattattaaaaaaaagccacCACGAATTGAAGACACACGAAGCAAGAAAGAACACATCAATGTCGTATTTATTGGTCACGTAG ATGCTGGAAAATCTACAATCGGTGGTCAGATTATGTCGTTAACTGGAATGGTAGATAAAAGAACTCTCGAAAAGTATGAAAGAGAAGCTCGAGAGAAATCTCGAGAATCGTGGTACCTCTCATGGGCACTAGATACTAATCAAGAAG AGCGCGATAAAGGTAAAACTGTTGAAGTTGGAAGGGCATATTTTGAGactgaaaaaaaacatttcactATATTAGATGCTCCTGGTCACAAAAGTTTTGTACCAAATATGATCGGTGGAGCTGCACAAGCAGATTTAGCTGTTTTG gtTATATCAGCTCGTAAAGGAGAATTCGAAACAGGGTTTGATAGAGGTGGACAAACGAGAGAACATGCGATGTTAGCGAAAACGGCTGGTGTGAAGCATCTTGTCGTATTAGTAAATAAAATGGATGATGCTACAGTAAATTGGGATGAATCTAG ATATAATGAATGTAAAGATAAGATCTTAccgtatttaaaaaaactagGATTTAACCCTGCCAAAGATCTATCATTTCTTCCCTGTTCGGGACAGACCGGACAGGGCATAAGGGAACAAGTAGAAGAATCCATATGTCCGTGGTACCGAGGACCCGCTTTCATTGAATTTATAGATAATTTACCATCACTAAATCGTAAAATGGATGGACCGTTTATAATGCCCGTTGTGGACAAATATAAGGATATGGGCACTGTTTTAATGGGAAAGGTAGAAGCCGGTAGTGCACGCAAAGGCCAACTTCTCTTATTGATGCCAAACAgg acGCAAGTTACTGTTGATCAGTTATGGTCTGATGATGAAGAAGTGACTTCGATTGGACCTggtgaaaatgttaaaattaaattaaaaggtaTTGAGGAAGAAGACGTGTCACCTGGATTTGTTTTATGCGATGCTGCTAATCCCATTAAAACAGGAAAG GTGTTTGATGCTCAAGTGGTTATTTTAGAACACAAATCTATTATATGCGCTGGTTATTCTGCAGTAATGCATATTCATTGTGCAGCTGAAGAAGTTACAGTTAAA GCCTTAATTTGCCTCGTGGATAAGAAGACTGGAGATAAATCTAAAACAAGGCCTCGTTTTGTGAAACAAGATCAAGTTGCGATAATGAGGATAGAATGCTCTGGTGTTATATGTTTGGAGCAATTCAAAGTTTTTCCGCAAATGGGTAGATTTACATTAAGAGATGAAA aTAAAACTATTGCCATTGGTAAAGTCCTCAAAGTAATCGAATAA
- the eRF3 gene encoding eukaryotic translation release factor 3 isoform X1 — protein MADAGAPDSWEAHAPPPPDLPTKFSTLNVNAVEFVPSFGAPPNAPADNDTDTDTNTATTTTTTATATASTSTSTSTSATTTTTTTTTTTTTTSADNHIDTDTHSHARTDTNTNTNTNTNTDTNTDAPDSCSPLPSVSPTEDNVDASASASAAVATTVTMSQSQSQSQSQSQTPTPTPASPLASPDSPDADASAPADAPSPPQLNGAGIETDAMSCPSVEEPPPVPPASAGGGSPTADSWEAEADDSLLSPDQDPDEDVGEEEDEVEEMRKIIKKKPPRIEDTRSKKEHINVVFIGHVDAGKSTIGGQIMSLTGMVDKRTLEKYEREAREKSRESWYLSWALDTNQEERDKGKTVEVGRAYFETEKKHFTILDAPGHKSFVPNMIGGAAQADLAVLVISARKGEFETGFDRGGQTREHAMLAKTAGVKHLVVLVNKMDDATVNWDESRYNECKDKILPYLKKLGFNPAKDLSFLPCSGQTGQGIREQVEESICPWYRGPAFIEFIDNLPSLNRKMDGPFIMPVVDKYKDMGTVLMGKVEAGSARKGQLLLLMPNRTQVTVDQLWSDDEEVTSIGPGENVKIKLKGIEEEDVSPGFVLCDAANPIKTGKVFDAQVVILEHKSIICAGYSAVMHIHCAAEEVTVKALICLVDKKTGDKSKTRPRFVKQDQVAIMRIECSGVICLEQFKVFPQMGRFTLRDENKTIAIGKVLKVIE, from the exons ATGGCAGACGCCGGAGCGCCGGACTCGTGGGAGGCGCACGCGCCCCCCCCTCCCGACCTTCCCACCAAGTTCTCTACGCTCAACGTCAACGCAGTCGAGTTCGTGCCCTCGTTCGGCGCGCCGCCCAACGCTCCCGCCGACAACGACACGGACACGGACACGAACAcggccaccaccaccaccaccaccgccACTGCCACTGCCTCTACCTCTACCTCTACCTCTACCTCGGCCactaccaccaccaccaccaccaccaccaccaccactacCACCTCGGCCGACAACCACATCGACACGGACACGCACTCCCACGCCCGCACCGACACCAACACCAACACCAACACCAACACCAACACCGACACCAACACGGACGCGCCCGACTCGTGTAGCCCCCTCCCCTCCGTCAGCCCGACCGAAGACAACGTGGACGCATCGGCATCGGCATCGGCTGCGGTCGCCACAACCGTCACCATGTCGCAGTCGCAGTCGCAGTCGCAGTCACAGTCACAGACgcccacccccacccccgccTCGCCGCTCGCCTCGCCCGACAGCCCCGACGCCGACGCCTCCGCCCCCGCCGACGCCCCCTCGCCTCCGCAGCTCAACG GTGCAGGAATCGAAACAGATGCGATGTCTTGTCCTAGCGTGGAAGAGCCTCCCCCTGTACCCCCAGCCTCCGCAGGGGGTGGCTCTCCTACTGCCGATAGCTGGGAGGCTGAAGCTGATGACTCATTGCTCTCGCCAGACCAAGATCCCGATGAAGACGTTGGAGAG GAGGAAGATGAAGTTGAGGAGATgcgtaaaattattaaaaaaaagccacCACGAATTGAAGACACACGAAGCAAGAAAGAACACATCAATGTCGTATTTATTGGTCACGTAG ATGCTGGAAAATCTACAATCGGTGGTCAGATTATGTCGTTAACTGGAATGGTAGATAAAAGAACTCTCGAAAAGTATGAAAGAGAAGCTCGAGAGAAATCTCGAGAATCGTGGTACCTCTCATGGGCACTAGATACTAATCAAGAAG AGCGCGATAAAGGTAAAACTGTTGAAGTTGGAAGGGCATATTTTGAGactgaaaaaaaacatttcactATATTAGATGCTCCTGGTCACAAAAGTTTTGTACCAAATATGATCGGTGGAGCTGCACAAGCAGATTTAGCTGTTTTG gtTATATCAGCTCGTAAAGGAGAATTCGAAACAGGGTTTGATAGAGGTGGACAAACGAGAGAACATGCGATGTTAGCGAAAACGGCTGGTGTGAAGCATCTTGTCGTATTAGTAAATAAAATGGATGATGCTACAGTAAATTGGGATGAATCTAG ATATAATGAATGTAAAGATAAGATCTTAccgtatttaaaaaaactagGATTTAACCCTGCCAAAGATCTATCATTTCTTCCCTGTTCGGGACAGACCGGACAGGGCATAAGGGAACAAGTAGAAGAATCCATATGTCCGTGGTACCGAGGACCCGCTTTCATTGAATTTATAGATAATTTACCATCACTAAATCGTAAAATGGATGGACCGTTTATAATGCCCGTTGTGGACAAATATAAGGATATGGGCACTGTTTTAATGGGAAAGGTAGAAGCCGGTAGTGCACGCAAAGGCCAACTTCTCTTATTGATGCCAAACAgg acGCAAGTTACTGTTGATCAGTTATGGTCTGATGATGAAGAAGTGACTTCGATTGGACCTggtgaaaatgttaaaattaaattaaaaggtaTTGAGGAAGAAGACGTGTCACCTGGATTTGTTTTATGCGATGCTGCTAATCCCATTAAAACAGGAAAG GTGTTTGATGCTCAAGTGGTTATTTTAGAACACAAATCTATTATATGCGCTGGTTATTCTGCAGTAATGCATATTCATTGTGCAGCTGAAGAAGTTACAGTTAAA GCCTTAATTTGCCTCGTGGATAAGAAGACTGGAGATAAATCTAAAACAAGGCCTCGTTTTGTGAAACAAGATCAAGTTGCGATAATGAGGATAGAATGCTCTGGTGTTATATGTTTGGAGCAATTCAAAGTTTTTCCGCAAATGGGTAGATTTACATTAAGAGATGAAA aTAAAACTATTGCCATTGGTAAAGTCCTCAAAGTAATCGAATAA
- the SCCRO3 gene encoding defective in cullin neddylation 1 domain containing SCCRO3, whose product MGHCFSCFNSPSASTGAVPPLQSVNQKDEMTELECSNPATGKTTSEYSLQGTRQPLLSTFDAHLNGNKKGGFNSFSAQTCANLNANSGVSPVLGDSICNSQKPHIIEKSQRSFCQKRLPRSASNTGESRSSEGRISALFELYKDPSEDAILSEGIERLCNDLQLCPDEFKVLVLAWKLNAEQMCCFTKSEFVQGLKNMKVDSIKGIQNRLPEIVTELQKDNELFKDLYRFTFKFGLDVATGQRILPSDVAIVLWRLVFTICEPPILTRWLNYLELHPHVRGIPKDTWYMFLNFCDTVGMDLSSYDDTEAWPSLFDDFVEFENDQMNQNISKNETFKKPD is encoded by the exons ATGGGACACTGTTTTAGTTGTTTTAATTCACCGTCTGCCTCTACTGGTGCTGTTCCCCCTCTTCAGTCGGTTAATCAAAAAGATG AGATGACAGAACTCGAATGCTCGAATCCAGCTACTGGAAAGACAACATCAGAATATTCTCTACAAGGAACTCGTCAGCCGTTATTATCAACATTTGATGCACATTTAAACGGGAACAAGAAAGGTGGATTCAATTCGTTTTCAGCACAAACTTGCGCCAATCTAAACGCCAACAGTGGTGTGTCTCCAGTCTTGGGAGATTCTATATGTAATTCGCAGAAACCACATATAATAGAGAAAAGTCAAAGAAGTTTTTGTCAGAAACGTCTACCACGATCGGCATCTAACACAGGAGAATCCCGTTCATCAGAGGGTAGAATTAGTGCTTTATTCGAACTTTATAAGGATCCCAGCGAAGATGCAATATTATCAGAGGGGATCGAAAGATTGTGTAACGATTTGCAACTTTGTCCAGACGAGTTCAAAGTGTTAGTATTAGCGTGGAAATTAAACGCCGAACAAATGTGTTGCTTTACCAAAAGTGAGTTTGTTCAAGGCTTAAAGAACATGAAAGTCGACTCCATAAAAGGTATTCAAAATCGCCTTCCCGAGATCGTAACGGAACTGCAGAAGGATAATGAACTTTTCAAAGACTTATATAGGTTTACATTCAAATTTGGACTAGATGTAGCTACCGGTCAAAGAATTTTACCATCGGACGTGGCCATAGTACTGTGGCGTCTAGTCTTTACAATATGCGAGCCGCCCATCCTCACCAGGTGGCTGAATTATCTCGAGTTGCATCCGCACGTGAGGGGTATTCCGAAAGATACCTGGTATATGTTTCTGAATTTTTGTGATACGGTCGGCATGGATCTCAGCAGTTACGACGACACGGAAGCTTGGCCTAGTCTTTTTGATGATTTTGTAGAGTTCGAAAATGACCAAATGAATCAAAACATTTCCAAAAATGAAACATTCAAGAAACCCGACTGA
- the LOC143917281 gene encoding uncharacterized protein LOC143917281, giving the protein MKWERSGCGGVGVGVGVGVWRCGGVVVVVGWRSDPRRRPPLFPSPPRSLRGFPRGITGSRVQRSPHQLDALFGSDRKRKVRAFGPQERQLSPTSLHSTPHHTLRNPPSTQLSLIVDRSRVKDKTIQQLVAIIEYRLIVASRQFQKGVANSFSKVTIHNQ; this is encoded by the exons ATGAAGTGGGA GCGTAGTGGGTGTGGTGGTGTTGGTGTTGGTGTTGGTGTTGGTGTGTGGAGGTGTGGAggtgtggtggtggtggtgggttGGCGTTCGGACCCCCGCCGCCGCCCGCCCCTATTCCCCTCCCCTCCCCGCTCGCTGCGAGGATTTCCTCGTGGAATCACCGGTTCACGGGTTCAACGGTCGCCGCACCAGCTCGACGCTCTCTTCGGATCGGATCGTAAGCGTAAGGTTCGTGCGTTCGGACCACAAGAGCGACAACTGTCACCGACGAgtctccactccactccacacCACACTCTTCGCAACCCACCCTCCACACAACTCTCGCTGATCGTCGATCGCTCACG agtTAAAGATAAGACAATACAACAACTAGTGGCAATTATTGAATACCGATTGATTGTAGCATCACGTCAATTTCAAAAAG GTGTCGCAAACAGTTTTAGTAAAGTGACGATACACAACCAGTGA